In Marispirochaeta aestuarii, the following proteins share a genomic window:
- a CDS encoding TetR/AcrR family transcriptional regulator — translation MEKTKILSGAFTVWQKSMFTRTSLTPLARELGVSKAAIYRYFPGKDSIIDTMEEYFAGKYRENTPRMLEVLEAKCLKEGIEGYTRELIAFLSGNPGFIRFFISRLYHQYRRETLPFWPIIEKEALLLQERFIATGFEKEESALCVRYFYTHVLSWAHLLTGNGLNETEVYGYVSVIATSFFEGFAPPGLPEVPYKTVEKEIRVLPEAFPEENRIINSLLAVVAKEGIEGASISRIAEEAGYSKSTLYSYFKNKNSMILSILKNHAEAVDRLYTRFCSGEYPVNETIYRLILLISRYLCQTPSFLVTLNWLRFQSPRSGNNSKGGMESLQDRLPRFVQVMKNRECRSFGLAPERLMGILWFQLIREIMDLYGNSAPGSTPQEKTVPLRTLQILFCEGLEGIERRHQ, via the coding sequence ATGGAAAAAACAAAAATCCTGTCCGGCGCCTTTACCGTATGGCAGAAAAGCATGTTTACCCGCACCAGTCTCACACCTCTGGCGAGGGAACTGGGGGTAAGCAAAGCGGCCATCTACCGGTATTTTCCCGGAAAAGACAGCATAATCGACACCATGGAAGAGTATTTCGCCGGGAAATACCGCGAGAATACTCCCCGGATGCTTGAGGTCCTGGAAGCAAAATGCCTGAAAGAGGGCATTGAGGGCTATACCCGGGAGCTGATTGCCTTTCTTTCGGGAAATCCGGGCTTTATCCGCTTCTTTATTTCGCGCCTCTATCACCAGTACCGTCGGGAAACCCTGCCGTTCTGGCCGATTATCGAAAAGGAGGCCCTGCTTCTGCAGGAGCGATTTATCGCGACGGGATTTGAAAAAGAGGAAAGCGCCCTGTGCGTCCGGTACTTCTACACCCACGTTCTAAGCTGGGCCCATCTGCTCACCGGAAACGGCCTGAACGAGACCGAGGTCTACGGTTACGTATCGGTAATCGCAACCTCCTTTTTTGAAGGATTCGCTCCCCCCGGTCTTCCGGAGGTCCCCTATAAAACAGTGGAAAAGGAGATCCGGGTTCTCCCCGAGGCCTTCCCGGAGGAGAACAGGATAATAAACTCCCTCCTGGCGGTGGTGGCAAAAGAAGGAATCGAAGGGGCAAGCATCAGCAGGATAGCCGAGGAGGCGGGATACTCAAAAAGCACCCTCTATTCCTACTTCAAGAACAAGAACTCCATGATCCTCAGCATTCTCAAAAACCACGCCGAGGCTGTTGACCGCCTGTACACGCGCTTCTGCAGCGGGGAATATCCGGTAAACGAGACCATCTACCGTCTGATTCTGCTCATCTCACGATATCTTTGCCAGACCCCATCCTTTCTGGTTACCTTGAACTGGCTGCGTTTCCAGAGCCCCCGGTCCGGAAATAATAGTAAAGGGGGAATGGAGAGTCTGCAGGACCGGCTTCCCCGCTTTGTACAGGTCATGAAAAACAGGGAGTGCCGCAGTTTCGGCCTTGCACCGGAAAGACTGATGGGGATTCTATGGTTTCAGCTGATCCGGGAGATCATGGACCTCTATGGAAATTCAGCCCCCGGATCCACACCGCAGGAGAAAACAGTACCCCTGCGCACACTCCAGATACTGTTCTGCGAAGGTCTGGAAGGAATAGAAAGGAGACATCAATGA